DNA from Streptomyces sp. NBC_01260:
ATAGCCGGCCAGCCGCAGACGGCGGTCCTCGGCGACCATCTCCGAGTACAGCCTGGGCGAGGCGGTGTACGTGGTGCGGCCGTCCGCGCCGGTGGGATTCTTGGTGCCGTAGTGGTGGGCGCCGTCCACCTCGATCACGATGCGGGAGCGGTCGGGGGCCAGCAGTAGGAAGTCCATACGCTCGCGGTGCAGAGCACCGCTGTGTCCGCCGCTCTTGCGGGTGTAGGGGTCGTAGTGCAGGTAGACCTGCGGAATAAGGGCGGGCAGGTCAAACCCGTCGGGTTCGGCGTAGCGGGTGCAGTACGTGCGCAGGACCGTCTGCTCCGGCAGGGAATCCAGTGAGCGGTACAGCCGCCGGTACAGGGCCTCGGCAGCCTCCGGCTCCTCGGCGTCCGGCATGTGGTGCGCCTGCCACCAGGCGACCATCTGTCGCCAGGTCAGGCCCTGTGCCGGCAGCGGGTCCTTGTACACGAGGCAGTTGTCGGCGTTCCGGACAATCTCCACCTCGTTGCTCACCGCATCCCGCAGCACGATCTGCGGCTTCGGGCCGACGGCCGCGAAGATGAGATTTTTGAAGGTGCCACGGGGGCCGTTCCTAAAGCGCTGCTCGTACTCGGCCTCCTGCAGGTCCTCCAAAGCCTGCCTTGTCGGCCCCAGCAGCTCTTCGATGCACTCGCGGCGCGCCTGCCAGCCGCCACCCCCCGACATGTCGTTCTTGCGCCAGTAGTCGTGGAAGCCGCTGTGATGGCGGAACGGCAACTGCGGCCGCTCGAGGCCCAGGCGATCGAGGACCGCCCGGTGCGCTTTGACGGCGAGTACGGCTTCGTCGTCGTTCATGCGTTCGTCATGGCTTGTGCCCCTGGCGACGAAGTCTTCGTGCAGCAACCGGGTCAGGGCCACGGCTACGTCCAGGTCCGGGTGGGCGGGCAGAGGACCGAACCGCAAGGATTCCATCAGCTCAACATCCAGCTCCCACAGCTGACACACCCATTCACCCGGCCTGAGGTCAGGCCAGTCCACGTGCTCAGTGCCGCGAAAGAAGTCATCTGTCTGCATGCTCGCGCATCCCCCTGCCCACAGCGCTGTCGGAAGCAGTATCGCTGGTGTCACTGACAAGGGGGAGCTGTGCGCGATTGGTGAACAGGGCGGTGACAGTGCGGCGGGCAGCTCACGTTACCTGCGTGAGCAGGTCGGCGACCTCGCGGACGGCGTCCCGGACGGTGTGGCCGACGCCGATCAGGGTGGCCAAGGTCGCTTCGCAGAGTAACGAATGAGGGACGTGGGCCTCGTTTGCCAACAAGCTTGCTGATTTGCCAACTGTGCTGCGTTGTCACAAAAGGCGCCGTCGTCCACCACGCCATGCTCGGCATCGCCCGCCTCCACAACCTCAACCTCGCCGGATAGGCGAGCAATCGGACTGGCCACCAACCACGTCCACACCCAGCCGAAGATCATTTACGGGACAGTCAGGAGGGTAGGTGAGGGGTCGATGGTTACAGTTCGTGAGTGCGGTTTGGCGCGTGCAGTGAGATTGGCGAGGGCTGAGGAAGTGAGAGCGCAACACGCTCACTCTTGACAGAGAAGACGTGGGTCAGGGCGATGCGCTGGTGCTCGCGGCGGGGCCCGGCTCGGGTGTGGTGGTCGACACCGGCCCGGATCCCCGGCTCGCCGACCGGTGCCTGCGCGACCTGGGAATCACCCGGGTCCCGTTGTTGCTGCTGACCCATTTTCACGCCGACCATGTCCGGGGCCTGCCCGGTGTGCTGCGGGGCAGGGCGGTGGGCGCGATCCAGACGACGAGCCTGGACGAACCGCCGGAACAGGCCGCGTTCGTGACGAGAACGGCCGCGGCAGCGCGTATCCCTGTGGTGCGGGCCGTCCCCGGTGAGCGGCGACGGATCGGCGCGCTCGACTGGCAGGTGCTGTGGCCGGTGGGCGGTGCGTCGGCGGGTCCGGCGGCCGGTCCCGTACTGCAGGAGCCCAATGATGCCAGCGTCACCCTGTTCGTCCGGGCCGGCGGACTCACTCTGCTGCTCCCCGGCGACCTCGAACCACCGGCCCAGCAGGGGCTGTTGCACAGTTACCCGGCGCTCCCGCGAGTGGATGTGCTCAAGGTCGCCCATCATGGCTCCGCACATCAGGACGCCGCCCTGCTGCGGACTGCGCATCCGAGGTTCGCCCTGGTCAGTGTCGGCCGGGACAACCCGTACGGGCATCCGGCCGCCCGTACGGTCGATGCGCTCAGGGCCGGGGGAGCGGTGGTGCTCCGTACCGACAGGGACGGCGCGATCGCTGTGACGGGCGCCGGGCCGGGGCTGCGGGCGGTGGGCCGGTCGTGACCGTGCGCTCAGTCCAGCCACCGTCCTTCGGCCATCAGTTCGCGGCCGGCCAGCTCGTTCTCCTCCCGCCACGCCTTGACCGCGGTCGGAGTGAAGCGCAGGTACACCCAGGCCTGACGGCCCCGCAGGTCCCAGTTGAGCTTGGAGGCGAAGGCGTCGCCCGACTGAGTGGCGAGGTCCGCCCCCTCGATCACCTCGGCCGTGGCCTCGATGAGGACCACATCACGGGTGTGGCCCACGGCGATCCGGGCGTGCCCGGCCGGTGTCACGTTGACCGCGGTGGGGTTGGTGCGCCGGGTGGCCATGAGCAGCGTCCCCCGGTCCCATACGAACGACAGCGGCACCAGGGTCGGCACCCCGTCCGGCGAGGCGGTGGACACCCAGGCGTCCTCGTCCTTCTCCAGGCGATCGAGCACATCCTGCTTGCGCTGCTCCCGGCTGCGGGCCGGCTTCTGCTTCGTCATGTCCCGCATGTTAGAGGCTGTCCCGCCGGCCCCGGCGGGCTCGCGCGGCGCCGTGGCTCCGCCATCGGTCCTAGGACCGACGGCTCATGGCGGGCCGCCGCGCCCCGGGACAGACTGCCGGTATGGACCCGCACCTGCCGCACACCGTCGACTCCTACCTGGCACGCATCGGCGCCACCAGGCCCGACCGCCCCGACGCGGCGGCACTGCGCGAGCTGCAACTGCGCCACCTCACCGCCGTGCCCTTCGAGAACCTCTCGATCCATCTCGGCGAGGACATCGTGCTGGAGGAGCAGACACTTCTCGACAAGATCGTGGCGGGCCGCCGAGGCGGGTTCTGCTACGAACTCAACGGGGCCTTCGCCGCGTTGCTGCGGGAGCTGGGCTTCGAGGTCGCGCTGCTCCAGGCCCGGGTCCACGGCGACGACGGGAAGCTCGGCATTCCCTACGACCACCTGGCCCTCCGGGTGGGGACGGACGACGGCACCGGCCCGTGGCTGGCGGACGTCGGCTTCGGTGACCACGCCCAGCATCCGCTCGCACTCGACGACCGCACGGACCAGGAGGACCCACGCGGCACCTTCCGGATCAGGCGGGCTCCCGCCGAGGCGGCCGAGGACGGCGAGGACTACGGGGACGTCGAGGTGCTGCGTGACGGTGCGCCGCAGTTCCGTCTGGACCCGCGGCCCCGGGCGCTGGCCGACTTCCGGGCCGGCGCCTGGTACCACCGCACCTCACCCGACTCCGGCTTCACCCGGGCCCCGGTCTGCTCCCGTTTCACCGCCGCCGGCCGGATC
Protein-coding regions in this window:
- a CDS encoding pyridoxamine 5'-phosphate oxidase family protein, coding for MTKQKPARSREQRKQDVLDRLEKDEDAWVSTASPDGVPTLVPLSFVWDRGTLLMATRRTNPTAVNVTPAGHARIAVGHTRDVVLIEATAEVIEGADLATQSGDAFASKLNWDLRGRQAWVYLRFTPTAVKAWREENELAGRELMAEGRWLD
- a CDS encoding arylamine N-acetyltransferase family protein, translating into MDPHLPHTVDSYLARIGATRPDRPDAAALRELQLRHLTAVPFENLSIHLGEDIVLEEQTLLDKIVAGRRGGFCYELNGAFAALLRELGFEVALLQARVHGDDGKLGIPYDHLALRVGTDDGTGPWLADVGFGDHAQHPLALDDRTDQEDPRGTFRIRRAPAEAAEDGEDYGDVEVLRDGAPQFRLDPRPRALADFRAGAWYHRTSPDSGFTRAPVCSRFTAAGRITLSGRKLVTTVGAERHETPLGSDDEVLAAYHEHFGLRLDRLPAVRGAGASART